A window from Pseudomonas campi encodes these proteins:
- a CDS encoding adenylate/guanylate cyclase domain-containing protein produces the protein MKSPAQVQSAPLLREYYSRVLAYIASAASIAAGTYAQHFAYDILWMVPYALLYPHLAHHLGNRFKQDYPQQTHLGLLFIDAVHAGTAAVLMGFSVVPGLMILLTLSFSALISGGLRHMGLVLLIAAGSMALCTALLHPQINAATPILVAMVSILLTTLYICITAFFVHAQGQRLTLVRSEIKKEQEKAARLARNLAKYLSPQVWEMIFSGKKHVRLETQRKKLTVFFSDIKGFTELSEELEAEQLTDLLNTYLNEMSKIALKYGGTIDKFVGDSVLVFFGDPKTLGAKQDAVNAVSMAIAMRKHMKVLRQQWRAQGITKPLEIRMGLNTGYCTVGNFGADTRMDYTIIGREVNLASRLESSAEAGEILISHETYSLIKDVIMCRDKGQITVKGFSRPVQIYEVVDFRRDLGAKSSYVEHELPGFSMYLDTNGIQNYDKEKVIQALNHAAEKLRDKVIL, from the coding sequence ATGAAGTCACCTGCCCAGGTTCAGTCCGCCCCGTTGCTGCGCGAATACTACTCACGCGTGCTGGCCTACATCGCCTCCGCCGCCAGCATCGCCGCCGGCACCTACGCCCAGCACTTCGCCTACGACATCCTGTGGATGGTGCCCTACGCCCTGCTCTACCCGCATCTGGCTCATCACCTGGGCAACCGCTTCAAGCAGGACTACCCACAACAGACGCACCTCGGCTTGCTGTTCATCGACGCCGTCCATGCGGGTACGGCGGCCGTGCTGATGGGTTTCTCGGTGGTGCCGGGGCTGATGATCCTGCTGACTCTCAGTTTCAGTGCACTGATCTCCGGCGGTCTGCGCCACATGGGCCTGGTCCTGCTGATCGCCGCTGGCAGCATGGCCCTGTGCACAGCCCTGCTGCACCCGCAAATCAATGCGGCCACGCCGATCCTGGTGGCCATGGTCAGCATCCTGCTGACCACTCTGTATATCTGCATCACCGCCTTCTTCGTGCATGCCCAGGGCCAGCGCCTGACCCTGGTGCGCAGCGAGATCAAGAAGGAGCAGGAAAAAGCCGCCCGCCTGGCACGCAACCTGGCCAAGTACCTGTCGCCGCAGGTCTGGGAAATGATCTTCAGCGGCAAGAAGCACGTGCGCCTGGAAACCCAGCGCAAGAAACTCACCGTGTTCTTCTCCGACATCAAAGGCTTCACCGAGCTGTCCGAAGAGCTGGAAGCCGAGCAGCTCACCGACCTGCTCAACACCTACCTCAACGAAATGTCGAAAATCGCCCTGAAGTACGGCGGCACCATCGACAAGTTCGTCGGCGACAGCGTCCTAGTGTTCTTCGGCGACCCCAAGACCCTGGGCGCCAAGCAGGACGCCGTCAACGCCGTGTCCATGGCCATCGCCATGCGCAAGCACATGAAAGTGCTGCGCCAGCAGTGGCGTGCCCAGGGCATCACCAAGCCGCTGGAAATCCGCATGGGCCTCAACACCGGCTACTGCACGGTGGGCAACTTCGGCGCCGACACGCGCATGGACTACACCATCATCGGTCGCGAAGTGAACCTGGCCAGCCGCCTGGAAAGCTCGGCCGAAGCCGGCGAGATCCTGATCTCCCACGAGACCTACTCGCTGATCAAGGACGTGATCATGTGCCGCGACAAGGGCCAGATCACGGTCAAGGGCTTCAGCCGCCCGGTGCAAATCTACGAGGTGGTGGACTTCCGCCGCGACCTGGGCGCCAAGTCCAGCTATGTCGAACACGAACTACCCGGCTTCTCCATGTACCTGGATACCAACGGCATCCAGAACTACGACAAGGAAAAAGTCATCCAGGCGCTCAACCATGCCGCCGAAAAGCTGCGCGACAAGGTCATCCTCTAG
- a CDS encoding HD domain-containing protein translates to MNSRARFTHMEDGQAEDWAIIAEDFAHYAAHLPDRILSHLKLLDGDFGGFPVDRLTHSLQAATLAHRAGEDEEYVVCALLHDIGDTLGSYNHPDIAAAILKPFVSAENLWMVEKHGIFQGYYFFHHLGLDRHLREQFKDHPQYQRTIEFCARYDAAAFDPQGETLPLAFFEPMLRRVFAQPRQSIYKAAMRPAAS, encoded by the coding sequence ATGAACAGCCGCGCCCGCTTCACCCACATGGAAGACGGCCAGGCCGAGGACTGGGCCATCATCGCCGAGGATTTCGCCCACTACGCCGCCCACCTGCCGGATCGCATTCTGAGCCACCTCAAGCTGCTGGATGGCGACTTCGGCGGTTTTCCGGTGGATCGTCTGACCCACTCGCTGCAGGCCGCCACCCTGGCCCACCGCGCCGGCGAGGATGAGGAGTACGTGGTCTGCGCCCTGCTCCACGACATCGGCGACACCCTCGGCAGCTACAACCACCCGGATATCGCCGCCGCCATCCTCAAGCCCTTCGTCAGCGCGGAAAACCTGTGGATGGTGGAGAAGCACGGGATCTTCCAGGGCTACTATTTCTTCCACCATTTGGGCCTGGATCGGCACCTGCGCGAGCAGTTCAAGGACCATCCGCAGTACCAGCGCACCATCGAGTTCTGCGCCCGTTACGACGCCGCCGCCTTTGATCCGCAAGGCGAAACCCTGCCGTTGGCGTTCTTCGAGCCCATGTTGCGCCGGGTCTTCGCCCAGCCACGGCAATCCATCTACAAAGCCGCCATGCGGCCTGCGGCCAGCTGA
- a CDS encoding Mpo1-like protein, which translates to MSAAPTERYQSFAEFYPYYLQEHSNDICRRLHYVGSLLVLAILGYSLLTQQWLWLLALPVAGYGFAWVGHFVFEKNRPATFQYPLYSLMGDWVMLKDACTGRIRF; encoded by the coding sequence ATGAGCGCCGCACCCACCGAACGCTATCAGAGCTTTGCCGAGTTCTATCCCTATTACCTGCAGGAGCACAGCAACGATATCTGCCGGCGTCTGCACTATGTCGGCAGCCTGCTGGTCCTTGCCATCCTCGGTTACAGCCTGCTGACCCAGCAATGGCTCTGGCTGCTGGCCCTGCCGGTCGCGGGCTATGGCTTTGCCTGGGTTGGCCACTTCGTGTTCGAGAAGAACCGCCCCGCCACCTTCCAGTACCCGTTGTACAGCCTGATGGGCGACTGGGTGATGCTCAAGGATGCCTGCACCGGGCGCATCCGCTTCTGA